CTCGGTGACAAAGATGTTCTGCTGGCGCAGTTTTGCGATGACAGCGCGTTGTCCGCTCCCGTCACAGCTTCCCTTGATCTTGCGCCCGCTGCTATCTAATCCGGTGTAATCAAAAAGCGCCATCAGTCATATGCCTGCAAGGTGTAAGGCGTTAAGTATTCGAAATGACAAATCCTTATCTGGTATCGGGACATTTCAGTTATCGATCTGGGTGACCCTGAGGATCTCTTCCAGGGAGGTCTCTCCGGTTAGTGCTTTTTGCAAGCCATCCTGACGCAGGCTGCGCATGCCAGCTCTTTGGGCTGCTTGACGGATTCTGCTGGCATCAGCCCCCGACATCAGCATTTCGCGAATTTCATCGGTCAAAAGCAGCAGTTCGTAGATCCCGGTCCGACCACGATAACCGATCTGTTGACAACTGTCACAGCCCACACTGCGAAAAAATTTAACCTCGTCCTCGCTGGGCAGCATACCGGCGAAGTGGCGGATCATCTCCTCGCTCGGCGAGTAGCTGCTGCGGCAATCAGGGCAGAGCTTGCGCACCAGGCGCTGTGCCAGAATCCCGGTGACTGCAGAGGAGACCAGAAAAGGTTCGATCTTCATGTCGAGAAGACGGGTGAGGGCGCCGGCCGCATCGTTGGTATGCAGGGTCGAAAAGACCATGTGGCCGGTCAGCGCCGATTGAACTGCAATTTCGGCGGTTTCGCTGTCACGAATCTCGCCAACCATGATGATATCAGGGTCCTGGCGCAAAATCGAACGCAGGCCGGCGGCAAAGGTCAGCTCGATCTTGGAATTGACCTGAATCTGGCCGACGCCGTTCAGCTGATATTCGATCGGATCTTCAACCGTGATGATATTTTTGGAGCGATCGTTCAGACGGCTGAGGGCGGCGTAAAGGGTGGTGGTTTTGCCCGAGCCGGTTGGTCCGGTGACGAGGAAGATCCCGTGCGGCTGATGGATCAGGCGGTCGATCTGTTGTTGCAACTGTTCGTCGAGCCCGATGGCGGAGAGTTCGATAACGCTCGAACTCTTTTCGAGCAGGCGCAAAACCAGGCGTTCGCCGAAGGCGGTGGGCAGGGAGGAGACGCGAATGTCGACGTCGCGGCCGGCAATGCGTACGCGAAAACGGCCATCCTGTGGCAAGCGTTTCTCGGCGATGTTGAGTCCCGCGATGATTTTGATGCGAGAAATGATCGCGGCCCGGGCCTTTTGAGGCGGCCGTAGAACTTCATAGAGTACGCCATCAATCCGATAGCGGATGATCATTTCGGTTTCAAAAGGCTCCAGGTGGATATCGCTGGCGCGTTCACGACTGGCCCGCGCGATCAGGCCGTTGACGAAGCGGATGATCGGCGCCTCATCGCTGCTGTCGAGCAGGTCTGTTGGCCCAAGGGTCGCGGCCAGATCACTGTCGCCGCCCTCAAGGTCCGGCGTTAGATTGGCAGAATCTCCTGCCTGTTCCGCATAGGCGCGGTTGATCGCGTTAAGGATCTCTTCTTCCGGGGCCAGACAAATTTCAATGTGACAACCAGTGAGCGCCGCGAGGTCGTTGATCGGGGTGCTGTTGGTTGGATCGGCCATCGCCAGGCGTAAGTAAGTTTTTGAAATTTCAAGAGGGAAAATGCATTCTTCCCGGACATATTCAAGGGGTAAACGGCCCAGCAACTCAGTCGCTCCCGCCATTTTTAACTGGGGCAGATAACTCAGGCCAAACTGCCGGGCCAGCGCACTGGTGAGGGCATTCTTGCTCAGGCCGAAATGGTTCATCAGGATCTGGCCAAGGCGCTGCTGATCCTGTGCTTGACGCTGTAAAGCGTCTTCGATGTTTTGGGCAGAGAGAACCTCATCCTGCAGCAGGATCTCGCCCAATTTCAGCCAATTACTCATTTTTGGCGGGGGCTTCCTGTGGCGTTGAGTCCACATCTGTATCGGCCTTGATAAGTAAGGATTTTTGATCGATTGCCTTACGTAATGCCGGGGATTGAAGTACTTCACCTGTCAGTTGGGCCCGTCGGGTGACCTCGGACATTTCGGTAGCGTTATGAATCACGCGCGGGGTAATAAAAACCAGCAGGTTGGTTTTTTCTGAAGTGGTTCCCGTCGAGCGGAACAGCCACCCGATCAGAGGAATATCTCCGAAAAATGGGACTTTTGATTCTGTTTTTTGAACATTTGTACCGATCAGACCTCCCAATACGACGGTCTTGCCGTCCTCCGCCAGTACGGTATTGCGCAACTGTCGTTTGGTGAAGGTGGGACCCACATCATTGACATTCCCAACCTGAGTGCCTGCGATTGCGGTGATCTCCTGATAGACGTTAAGACGCACCAGATTGCCTTCGGTGACTTGTGGAGTAAAGCGCAAGGTGAGAGCCACATCTTTACGTTCGATTGCCACGCTTTGCGCAGAAGTATTGCTCGTATCAGTGAGTCGATTAGTGATGATCGGGACATTGGAACCAACAATAATCTCGGCTTCTTCGTTGTCCGAGGTCAACAGACGAGGAGCAGAGAGGATGTTGATGTCTTTACTGGTCTGCGACAGTTGAATCAGTGCTGAAATCGCCGGTACCGTGATAGTCGTTCCGTCGGCGCCAACTGTCGTGATCGGGCTGAAGAGTCCACCGAGCATCAACCCCTGTACTGTCTGCGCTAATAGCGGGATGGTGGACCCGTCAGTGGGTACGAAGCTACTTAATCCGACTGAGCCGGAATTCAGATTGCTGGTCCCCAGGGTCAGATTGTTCTTGCCGATGCCGGCGGCTCCCTGCAGGGAGGCCCCAATCGCGCGGGTGGCATCCATTGACAGTTCAAGAATCAGCGCCTCTACATAGACCTGGTTGCGTTGGATGTCGAGCTTTTCAATCACCTGTTTGATTTCGGCGAACTGGTCAGGGCCGGCACTGATCAAGAGTGAATTGGTCGGTTTGTCAGCCGTAATTACGACAGGGCCGGAAGGCGTCGTTACTCCTGGTTTTTTGCTTGCGGC
Above is a genomic segment from Geopsychrobacter electrodiphilus DSM 16401 containing:
- the gspD gene encoding type II secretion system secretin GspD; this encodes MMNYLRKFLLVSALATLFTGALFFQVSQARAQSPKAEISLDFKDVELSDLIKTISEMTGRNFVYDERVRGKVTIISPEPMSRDEAYQLFMTVLNVKGYTLIETGKVNKIVPLQDAKQNNLPVSDTMQGDGYITRLIRLNYADAQVLASTVLLPLIAKTSNLTVYEPTNTLILTDNAANIDRLVEIIDKLDLPSALDRLEVFTLKDASAEEIAQIANSMISKQTNPRRRRVVGNAPTQTGQVIAYPRTNTLLAIASEDELNLLRSLIATLDVPGEQTRSNINVYYLKNADAETLAKTLNEIMTGTKTAAASKKPGVTTPSGPVVITADKPTNSLLISAGPDQFAEIKQVIEKLDIQRNQVYVEALILELSMDATRAIGASLQGAAGIGKNNLTLGTSNLNSGSVGLSSFVPTDGSTIPLLAQTVQGLMLGGLFSPITTVGADGTTITVPAISALIQLSQTSKDINILSAPRLLTSDNEEAEIIVGSNVPIITNRLTDTSNTSAQSVAIERKDVALTLRFTPQVTEGNLVRLNVYQEITAIAGTQVGNVNDVGPTFTKRQLRNTVLAEDGKTVVLGGLIGTNVQKTESKVPFFGDIPLIGWLFRSTGTTSEKTNLLVFITPRVIHNATEMSEVTRRAQLTGEVLQSPALRKAIDQKSLLIKADTDVDSTPQEAPAKNE
- the gspE gene encoding type II secretion system ATPase GspE, whose product is MSNWLKLGEILLQDEVLSAQNIEDALQRQAQDQQRLGQILMNHFGLSKNALTSALARQFGLSYLPQLKMAGATELLGRLPLEYVREECIFPLEISKTYLRLAMADPTNSTPINDLAALTGCHIEICLAPEEEILNAINRAYAEQAGDSANLTPDLEGGDSDLAATLGPTDLLDSSDEAPIIRFVNGLIARASRERASDIHLEPFETEMIIRYRIDGVLYEVLRPPQKARAAIISRIKIIAGLNIAEKRLPQDGRFRVRIAGRDVDIRVSSLPTAFGERLVLRLLEKSSSVIELSAIGLDEQLQQQIDRLIHQPHGIFLVTGPTGSGKTTTLYAALSRLNDRSKNIITVEDPIEYQLNGVGQIQVNSKIELTFAAGLRSILRQDPDIIMVGEIRDSETAEIAVQSALTGHMVFSTLHTNDAAGALTRLLDMKIEPFLVSSAVTGILAQRLVRKLCPDCRSSYSPSEEMIRHFAGMLPSEDEVKFFRSVGCDSCQQIGYRGRTGIYELLLLTDEIREMLMSGADASRIRQAAQRAGMRSLRQDGLQKALTGETSLEEILRVTQIDN